The following are from one region of the Halorussus rarus genome:
- a CDS encoding chemotaxis protein CheW encodes MSGELSSATTTGAAADRREWVEFVRFGLGGDEYGLELGHVERVLDAPAVTPVPHTGPAIAGVANLGGRIPVVVDGRALLDLPPRASDEESTLLVLDRSDARPTGLLVDEVAGIDARHVGRIETPTSADWEPPANRRWFRAVVADPDDGDDPLGVLDLDALVDEARAQA; translated from the coding sequence ATGAGCGGCGAGCTATCGAGCGCGACGACGACGGGGGCCGCGGCGGACCGGCGCGAGTGGGTCGAGTTCGTCCGCTTCGGGCTGGGCGGCGACGAGTACGGCCTCGAACTCGGCCACGTCGAGCGGGTTCTCGACGCGCCGGCGGTGACCCCGGTCCCCCACACCGGACCCGCCATCGCTGGCGTGGCCAACCTCGGGGGCCGGATTCCGGTGGTCGTCGACGGCCGGGCGCTGCTGGACCTCCCGCCCCGAGCGTCCGACGAAGAGTCGACGCTGCTGGTGCTCGACCGCAGCGACGCCCGGCCGACGGGCCTGCTCGTCGACGAGGTGGCGGGTATCGACGCCCGACACGTCGGGCGCATCGAGACGCCGACGTCGGCCGACTGGGAGCCGCCGGCGAACCGGCGGTGGTTCCGGGCGGTCGTCGCCGACCCCGATGACGGGGACGACCCGCTCGGGGTGCTCGACCTCGACGCGCTGGTCGACGAAGCGAGGGCCCAGGCATGA
- the msrA gene encoding peptide-methionine (S)-S-oxide reductase MsrA, translating into MTPDTETATLAGGCFWCTEAAFKELDGVREVTSGYAGGHVEDPTYEAVCSGDTGHAEVVQVEYDPDALSYEDVLQVFFTVHDPTQLNRQGPDVGTQYRSAVFYHDDEQRGTVERFIEELEAEGAYDEDDIVTEVEPLEEFYEAEEYHQDYYEKNPDDQYCSIQAEPKVQKVREKFGDKATSAGVSGQD; encoded by the coding sequence ATGACTCCAGACACAGAGACCGCGACGCTCGCGGGCGGCTGCTTCTGGTGCACCGAGGCCGCGTTCAAGGAACTCGACGGCGTTCGCGAGGTCACGTCGGGCTACGCCGGCGGCCACGTCGAGGACCCGACCTACGAGGCGGTCTGCTCGGGCGACACCGGCCACGCCGAGGTCGTGCAGGTCGAGTACGACCCCGACGCGCTGAGCTACGAGGACGTCCTCCAGGTGTTCTTCACGGTCCACGACCCGACCCAGCTCAACCGCCAGGGGCCCGACGTCGGCACCCAGTACCGGTCGGCGGTGTTCTACCACGACGACGAGCAGCGCGGGACCGTCGAGCGGTTCATCGAGGAACTGGAGGCCGAGGGCGCCTACGACGAGGACGACATCGTCACCGAGGTCGAGCCCCTCGAGGAGTTCTACGAGGCCGAGGAGTACCACCAGGACTACTACGAGAAGAACCCCGACGACCAGTACTGCTCGATCCAGGCCGAACCCAAAGTGCAGAAGGTCCGCGAGAAGTTCGGCGACAAGGCGACGTCCGCCGGCGTCTCCGGACAGGACTGA
- a CDS encoding chemotaxis protein CheC, whose translation MTPGRDATGRTREGGAGSGGGTESGGAESGDAEAGATSGGEDDERTRADDERARGDERQTPDAGGTDRDARDGEPDRGSVSDAEQAIPLKTLAVLNWLGDRGVTGVEDRLNDVLDDDLTATTEQVKVGYAEQRTVGGQFVAADRAGARVLLSEPLVGNVLVVFPMASANKAAALMLRRAVEDLSSVSTEMGRDALTELCNMMANGFVDEWATLFDTTIDTGSPVAVQDPERTLVARILKQYGVGLFIRSRLHIPEYDVNATIYVFPGRREFVTKLSAVGLEVIDP comes from the coding sequence ATGACGCCCGGCCGCGACGCGACCGGGCGGACCCGCGAGGGCGGCGCCGGGTCGGGCGGCGGCACCGAATCGGGCGGCGCCGAGTCGGGTGACGCTGAGGCCGGCGCGACATCGGGCGGCGAGGACGACGAGCGGACCCGCGCCGACGACGAGCGGGCTCGGGGCGACGAACGCCAGACCCCCGACGCGGGCGGAACGGACCGCGATGCGCGCGACGGCGAGCCCGACAGGGGTTCTGTCTCAGACGCCGAGCAGGCGATTCCGCTGAAGACGCTTGCGGTGCTGAACTGGCTGGGCGACCGGGGCGTCACCGGGGTCGAGGACCGGCTCAACGACGTGCTCGACGACGACCTGACCGCGACCACCGAGCAGGTCAAGGTCGGCTACGCCGAGCAGCGGACGGTCGGCGGCCAGTTCGTCGCGGCCGACCGCGCGGGAGCGCGGGTCCTGCTGAGCGAGCCCCTCGTCGGGAACGTGCTGGTCGTGTTCCCGATGGCGAGCGCGAACAAGGCGGCCGCGCTGATGCTCCGGCGGGCGGTCGAGGACCTCTCGTCGGTCTCGACCGAGATGGGACGGGACGCGCTGACCGAGCTCTGCAACATGATGGCCAACGGGTTCGTCGACGAGTGGGCGACGCTGTTCGACACTACCATCGACACCGGGTCGCCGGTCGCGGTCCAGGACCCCGAGCGGACCCTGGTCGCGCGCATCCTCAAGCAGTACGGCGTCGGGCTGTTCATCCGGTCGCGGCTGCACATTCCCGAGTACGACGTGAACGCGACCATCTACGTGTTCCCCGGCCGGCGGGAGTTCGTGACCAAGCTCTCGGCGGTCGGCCTGGAGGTCATCGATCCGTGA
- a CDS encoding heme NO-binding domain-containing protein, giving the protein MHGIVLKGLKDFVTAEYDDEAWRTVRDRADLGGTVYVPVTEYADADALALVEAASAVTGESVPDLLDAFGRFLVPSLVETYGVHVDADWTGLDLIANVETYIHEALRGKQLSTYTPPNLGAERVGADEVVVTYASDRELCPLAVGLLRGVGDYYGEAFAVDERTCMRDGDDRCELVVRR; this is encoded by the coding sequence GTGCACGGCATCGTCCTCAAGGGGCTGAAGGACTTCGTGACCGCCGAGTACGACGACGAGGCCTGGCGGACCGTCCGGGACCGCGCGGACCTCGGCGGGACGGTGTACGTCCCGGTGACCGAGTACGCCGACGCCGACGCGCTCGCGCTCGTGGAGGCGGCGTCGGCGGTCACCGGCGAGTCGGTGCCCGACCTGCTCGACGCGTTCGGCCGGTTCCTCGTGCCGTCGCTGGTCGAGACCTACGGCGTCCACGTCGACGCCGACTGGACCGGCCTCGACCTGATCGCCAACGTCGAGACGTACATCCACGAGGCGCTGCGGGGCAAGCAGCTGTCGACCTACACCCCGCCCAACCTCGGCGCCGAGCGGGTCGGGGCCGACGAGGTGGTGGTGACCTACGCCTCCGACCGGGAGCTCTGCCCGCTTGCGGTCGGGCTGCTCCGGGGCGTCGGCGACTACTACGGCGAGGCGTTCGCCGTCGACGAGCGGACGTGCATGCGCGATGGCGACGACCGGTGCGAACTGGTCGTCCGGCGTTGA
- a CDS encoding MBL fold metallo-hydrolase, which produces MTGETEENDDTPSISPKELHERIRRGDAVHLLDVRNRDEYEAWRITGDGVDATQVAYAQFTAAKARGDLPAFVDDLGLDPDQPVVAVCPRGEASATVAEFLRDEGFDARNLAGGMRGWARVYVATELPAAAVPGDATAVQYDRPATGCLSHLVVAGDEAAVVDPLRAFADRYVADAEERGATLRFAVDTHVHADHLSGVRRLAEETGARAVLPAGATDRGLAFDAKLLDDGDELRVGDVALTALHAPGHTTELTALRLGDLLFSGDALFVDSFGRPDLERGAEGARDLAGTLYDTLRDRLLALPDDTLVAPGHRTPEAAPNPDEGGAYAARIGAIRERLRIPDERAAFVDRVLDSLPPRPANFEDIVPANLGKESPDDETAFEMELGPNNCAVAADD; this is translated from the coding sequence ATGACCGGCGAGACCGAAGAGAACGACGACACACCGTCGATATCGCCCAAGGAGCTCCACGAGCGAATCCGGCGCGGCGACGCCGTCCACCTGCTCGACGTGCGCAACCGCGACGAGTACGAGGCGTGGCGCATCACGGGCGACGGCGTCGACGCGACCCAGGTGGCGTACGCGCAGTTCACGGCCGCGAAGGCACGCGGCGACCTGCCCGCGTTCGTCGACGACCTCGGCCTCGACCCCGACCAACCGGTCGTCGCGGTCTGCCCGCGCGGGGAGGCCAGCGCTACGGTCGCAGAGTTCCTCCGGGACGAGGGCTTCGACGCGCGGAACCTCGCCGGCGGGATGCGGGGCTGGGCGCGGGTGTACGTCGCGACCGAACTGCCGGCCGCGGCCGTCCCCGGCGACGCGACGGCCGTCCAGTACGACCGGCCCGCGACCGGCTGTCTCTCGCACCTGGTCGTCGCCGGCGACGAGGCCGCGGTCGTCGACCCCCTGCGGGCCTTCGCCGACCGCTACGTCGCCGACGCGGAGGAACGGGGTGCGACCCTCCGGTTCGCCGTCGACACCCACGTCCACGCCGACCACCTCTCGGGCGTCCGGCGACTCGCCGAGGAGACAGGTGCCCGAGCCGTCCTGCCCGCGGGCGCGACCGACCGCGGCCTCGCCTTCGACGCCAAACTGCTCGACGACGGCGACGAACTCCGGGTTGGCGACGTCGCCCTGACCGCGCTCCACGCGCCGGGCCACACCACCGAGCTGACCGCGCTCCGGCTCGGCGACCTGCTGTTCTCGGGCGACGCGCTGTTCGTGGATAGCTTCGGCCGGCCCGACCTGGAACGCGGAGCGGAGGGCGCGCGCGACCTCGCCGGCACGCTCTACGACACCCTCCGGGACCGCCTGCTCGCGCTCCCCGACGACACGCTGGTCGCGCCCGGCCACCGGACGCCCGAGGCCGCGCCGAACCCCGACGAGGGCGGCGCCTACGCGGCCAGAATCGGCGCTATCCGCGAGCGACTGCGCATTCCCGACGAGAGGGCGGCGTTCGTCGACCGGGTGCTCGACTCGCTACCGCCCCGGCCCGCGAACTTCGAGGACATCGTGCCGGCGAACCTCGGCAAGGAGTCGCCGGACGACGAGACGGCCTT
- a CDS encoding chemotaxis protein CheC, which translates to MKLDVDTLGTFYEMAREGAGLAASRLSSMTDIPARVEVTHLNFTRDDSVARELADAEWVGIRVGLSDGVGGTSLLLFDRESAETIASAVVADVPTVEEGTLRESTVTEIAQIMNNGFVDGWANVLDTNVDVSAPTYVTADDPDAFLGNAEFALAGAGTGGDGDTVAAETAETGERSGTPASDDLAVLFRNNLEAVGEELTFRHYLIPDAETVRRLFRARTEDRAIEFEKLVGFDRIAQRGATQVAANLTQMTDIEMDVDIRRINFISLDAIPSEVSTERMIGVAFSFSGMPSGYLLFLFDEGSARRLVSRSVEGRTATDFGAFERDAVQELSNVMASGMLDGWANLLDTTIDHSTPAYAHDMGAAVVDPLVVGLGESQEFAFVFDTRIEAVDTEVDLDIYVIPDEADLRTALGEFDMARVADTEPEADTDLSGEEMDLDYWDSL; encoded by the coding sequence ATGAAACTCGACGTCGACACCCTCGGGACGTTCTACGAGATGGCCCGGGAGGGCGCCGGCCTGGCGGCCAGTCGACTGAGTTCGATGACCGACATCCCGGCGCGGGTCGAGGTCACCCACCTCAACTTCACCAGAGACGACTCGGTCGCGCGCGAACTGGCCGACGCCGAGTGGGTCGGCATCCGCGTGGGCCTCTCGGACGGGGTCGGCGGGACCTCGCTGCTACTGTTCGACCGCGAGAGCGCCGAGACCATCGCCTCGGCGGTCGTCGCGGACGTCCCCACCGTCGAGGAGGGGACGCTCCGGGAGAGCACCGTGACCGAGATCGCCCAGATAATGAACAACGGGTTCGTCGACGGGTGGGCGAACGTGCTCGACACCAACGTCGACGTGTCGGCACCGACGTACGTGACGGCCGACGACCCCGACGCGTTCCTCGGCAATGCGGAATTCGCGCTGGCGGGAGCAGGAACGGGCGGCGATGGCGACACGGTAGCTGCCGAAACCGCCGAGACGGGCGAGCGGTCCGGAACGCCCGCGTCCGACGACCTCGCGGTGCTGTTCCGGAACAACCTCGAGGCGGTCGGCGAGGAACTGACGTTCCGCCACTACCTGATTCCGGACGCCGAGACGGTCCGGCGGCTGTTCCGGGCCCGGACCGAGGACCGCGCCATCGAGTTCGAGAAGCTGGTCGGGTTCGACCGCATCGCCCAGCGCGGCGCGACCCAGGTGGCGGCCAACCTGACCCAGATGACCGACATCGAGATGGACGTCGACATCCGGCGCATCAACTTCATCTCGCTCGACGCCATCCCCAGCGAGGTGTCGACCGAGCGGATGATCGGCGTGGCGTTCAGCTTCTCCGGGATGCCCAGCGGCTACCTCCTCTTCCTGTTCGACGAGGGCTCGGCCCGGCGGCTGGTGAGTCGGAGCGTCGAAGGCCGGACCGCGACCGACTTCGGCGCGTTCGAGCGCGACGCCGTCCAGGAGCTGTCGAACGTGATGGCCAGCGGGATGCTCGACGGGTGGGCCAACCTGCTCGACACGACCATCGACCACTCGACACCGGCCTACGCCCACGACATGGGCGCGGCGGTGGTCGACCCCCTCGTCGTGGGGCTGGGCGAGTCCCAGGAGTTCGCGTTCGTCTTCGACACCCGCATCGAGGCGGTCGACACCGAGGTCGACCTCGACATCTACGTCATCCCCGACGAGGCGGACCTCCGGACCGCGCTCGGCGAGTTCGACATGGCCCGGGTGGCCGACACGGAACCCGAGGCCGACACCGACCTCTCCGGCGAGGAGATGGACCTCGACTACTGGGACTCGCTCTGA
- a CDS encoding methyl-accepting chemotaxis protein → MANVVRAVVPGFVRRRYPLKVGLTMAAVGALAAGGVYATGQFDRTVVGATLGGALLAGAVGTTVSWRASRALDRLVASADRRADGEEPSFDSARADCVGRVAASMADTHETLLDEHRARLEAEDLHAHVEQTAEEYGRVMRRCADGDLGERVEPSSESEAMNRVATEFNAMLEEFEATVENLTRFANEVATYSQEVTLSTEEVSDGSLRVVDSLRDISVDAEAQTGDLRAAADQMDRLSTAVQEVAASTDDVAAIAERTAETGREGRAAATDAVEGMNDIETESEETVEAIEGLESEVEQVDELIDFISEIAEQTNMLALNAHIEASRAGEQGAGFAAVANEIKDLAERTKEAAGDIEGRLNRIQHQTDRTVDEVRDTSDRISQQTDSVENAAEALADIAGYAQKTNAGVQEISDATQQQADSTEEALQMVEEAAAVSEAITAEAETVATAGESQTTALSQVSDSASDLARQATRLSNALDSFDTEDAIGEDAGDDADEDDGSKSAGADADGSGVDTDDSAVPDEGDATADADDPLPPEDRDTEPVSVSTADVGSDAEADTAETDAAEIDPAVADVDTDAGTDSTDVSTEDPLAESPEPGGEPTEPLGDGEA, encoded by the coding sequence ATGGCTAACGTTGTGCGAGCGGTCGTCCCCGGCTTCGTCAGGCGGCGCTACCCGCTGAAGGTGGGTCTGACGATGGCGGCGGTCGGCGCTCTCGCGGCAGGAGGCGTGTACGCGACCGGTCAGTTCGACCGAACTGTCGTCGGAGCGACGCTCGGCGGCGCGCTCCTCGCGGGAGCCGTCGGGACGACCGTCTCGTGGCGGGCGAGCCGGGCGCTCGACCGGCTCGTGGCGAGCGCGGACCGGCGGGCCGACGGCGAGGAGCCGTCGTTCGACTCCGCCCGCGCGGACTGCGTGGGCCGGGTCGCGGCCTCGATGGCCGACACCCACGAGACGCTGCTGGACGAGCACCGCGCACGGCTCGAAGCCGAGGACCTCCACGCCCACGTCGAGCAGACCGCCGAGGAGTACGGCCGGGTCATGCGCCGGTGCGCCGACGGCGACCTCGGCGAGCGGGTCGAACCCAGCTCCGAGAGCGAGGCGATGAACCGGGTCGCGACCGAGTTCAACGCGATGCTCGAGGAGTTCGAGGCGACCGTCGAGAACCTCACCCGGTTCGCCAACGAGGTGGCCACCTACAGCCAGGAGGTCACGCTCAGCACCGAGGAGGTCAGCGACGGGAGTTTGCGGGTCGTCGACTCGCTCCGGGACATCTCGGTCGACGCCGAGGCCCAGACCGGCGACCTCCGGGCGGCCGCCGACCAGATGGACCGGCTCTCGACCGCGGTACAGGAGGTCGCGGCCTCGACCGACGACGTGGCCGCCATCGCCGAGCGGACCGCCGAGACCGGCCGCGAGGGCCGGGCGGCCGCCACCGACGCGGTCGAGGGGATGAACGATATCGAGACCGAGTCCGAGGAGACCGTCGAGGCCATCGAGGGGCTCGAATCCGAGGTCGAGCAGGTCGACGAGCTCATCGACTTCATCTCCGAGATCGCCGAGCAGACCAACATGCTCGCCCTGAACGCTCACATCGAGGCCTCCCGCGCCGGCGAGCAGGGCGCGGGCTTCGCGGCGGTCGCCAACGAGATCAAGGACCTCGCCGAGCGCACGAAGGAGGCGGCCGGCGACATCGAGGGGCGGCTCAACCGCATCCAGCACCAGACCGACCGGACGGTCGACGAGGTCCGGGACACCAGCGACCGGATCTCCCAGCAGACCGACTCGGTCGAGAACGCCGCGGAGGCGCTGGCCGACATCGCGGGCTACGCCCAGAAGACCAACGCGGGCGTCCAGGAGATCTCCGACGCGACCCAGCAGCAGGCCGACTCGACCGAGGAGGCCCTCCAGATGGTCGAAGAGGCCGCGGCGGTCAGCGAGGCCATCACGGCCGAAGCCGAGACCGTGGCGACCGCCGGCGAGTCCCAGACGACGGCCCTCTCGCAGGTTTCGGACAGCGCGAGCGACCTGGCCCGCCAGGCGACCCGGCTCAGCAACGCGCTGGACTCGTTCGACACCGAGGACGCCATCGGCGAGGACGCGGGCGACGACGCGGACGAGGACGACGGCTCCAAATCAGCCGGGGCCGACGCCGACGGGTCGGGAGTCGATACGGACGACTCGGCGGTTCCCGACGAAGGCGACGCGACCGCCGACGCCGACGACCCGCTCCCGCCGGAGGACCGCGACACCGAGCCCGTGTCCGTCTCGACCGCGGACGTCGGGAGCGATGCGGAGGCGGACACCGCCGAGACCGACGCGGCCGAAATCGACCCGGCCGTCGCCGATGTCGATACCGACGCAGGGACCGACTCGACCGACGTCTCCACGGAGGACCCGCTGGCCGAGTCCCCCGAACCCGGCGGCGAGCCGACCGAACCCCTCGGCGACGGGGAGGCCTGA
- a CDS encoding rubrerythrin family protein encodes MDADAFPDEVETAKATELDRLGSQQALVALTDADLDAEAVLRAAAQSEHTARETFRQWADSEAGSDAADAFAALADQETDHYERVAAELGGESAPDDAVDSVHERLRELDDTVERAAGLVGRSLASDRTQLQVVNFFVNEADERRADLFRELREDTRKGVSAGADLLAARCEDDEDWERAQHTAEEVVQIAYDDYAETLKGMGLDPKPIC; translated from the coding sequence ATGGACGCCGACGCCTTTCCGGACGAGGTAGAGACCGCGAAGGCGACCGAACTCGACCGCCTGGGCTCCCAGCAGGCGCTGGTGGCGCTGACCGACGCCGACCTCGACGCCGAAGCGGTCCTCCGGGCCGCGGCGCAGAGCGAGCACACCGCCCGCGAGACGTTCCGGCAATGGGCCGACAGCGAGGCCGGTTCGGACGCCGCCGACGCGTTCGCCGCGCTGGCCGACCAGGAGACCGACCACTACGAGCGCGTGGCCGCGGAACTCGGCGGCGAGTCCGCCCCCGACGACGCGGTCGACTCGGTCCACGAGCGCCTCCGCGAACTCGACGACACGGTCGAGCGCGCGGCGGGGCTGGTCGGCCGGTCGCTGGCGAGCGACCGTACTCAGCTGCAGGTCGTGAACTTCTTCGTGAACGAGGCCGACGAGCGCCGGGCCGACCTCTTCCGCGAGCTGCGCGAGGACACCCGGAAGGGCGTCTCGGCCGGCGCGGACCTGCTCGCGGCCCGCTGCGAGGACGACGAGGACTGGGAACGCGCTCAACATACCGCGGAGGAAGTCGTGCAGATCGCCTACGACGACTACGCCGAGACGCTGAAGGGGATGGGGCTGGACCCGAAGCCGATCTGCTAA
- a CDS encoding chemotaxis protein CheD, whose translation METYETDLSEPDRERRLVGVSEYEVVADGATLVAYGLGACVGLAVYDPEHGVGGLAHAMLPRQSEGGGTADGKYVDAAVERLLREAVSAGASYAGLEGYVVGGSDLLDLRELPREVGDDNVATAREAFGGLDVPVAGEDVGGGRGRTVEFDTGTGRIAVRTAYDPEPVLLRDGGDGTGGDETGTD comes from the coding sequence ATGGAGACCTACGAGACCGACCTCTCGGAACCCGATCGCGAGCGCCGCCTCGTCGGCGTCTCGGAGTACGAGGTGGTCGCCGACGGCGCGACGCTGGTCGCCTACGGCCTCGGAGCCTGCGTGGGACTGGCGGTGTACGACCCCGAGCACGGGGTCGGCGGGCTCGCCCACGCGATGCTCCCCCGACAGTCGGAGGGCGGCGGCACCGCCGACGGCAAGTACGTCGACGCCGCGGTCGAGCGACTGCTCCGGGAGGCGGTGTCGGCGGGCGCGAGCTACGCCGGGCTGGAGGGGTACGTCGTCGGCGGGAGCGACCTGCTCGACCTCCGGGAGCTTCCGCGGGAGGTCGGCGACGATAACGTCGCGACGGCCCGCGAAGCGTTCGGCGGTCTGGACGTACCGGTCGCGGGAGAGGACGTCGGCGGCGGGCGGGGCCGGACCGTCGAGTTCGACACCGGAACGGGACGCATCGCGGTCCGGACCGCCTACGACCCCGAACCGGTCCTGCTCCGGGACGGCGGGGACGGAACCGGCGGGGACGAGACGGGGACGGACTGA